GGCGTCGTCGTCATCCTCCGCGACGTCACAGAGCGCGAGGAGTACGAGCGGGAACTCGAACAGTATCGCGCCTTCGTCGAGCAGTCTTCGGACCTGATCACGCTCATCGACGAGGAGGGCCGGATCCGGTACACCAATCCGCAGGTCGAGGCGACGCTCGGCTACTCGCAGGCGGAGCTACAGGACGTGGACTGCCTCGGCTACATCCACCCCGAGGACCGCGAGCGGGTCCAGAGCGCGTTCGAGAGCGTCCTGGAATCGCCGGGGGCGACGACCCGCGTCGACTTCCGCTTCCGCGACGCCGACGGGGAGTGGGTCTGGCTGGAGAGCCGGGGGACGAACCGGCTCGACAACCCCGCGATCGACGGCGTCGTGCTCAATCAGCGCGACGTCACGGCCAAGAAGGAGCGCGCCGCGGAGCTGCGCCGGCAGAACGAGCGCCTCGAACAGTTCGCGAGCTTCGTCTCCCACGACCTGCGGAACCCCCTGAACGTGGCGCAGGGCCGGCTGAGGCTCGCCCGCGAGGAGGCCGACAGCGAGCACCTCGCGTCGGTCGCGCGGGCCCACGACCGGATGGCGGAGCTCATCGACGAGACCCTGGCCTTAGCGCGCGCCGGCACGACCGTCAGCGACGCGAGCGCGGTCGAGCTGGCGTCGCTCGCCCGGACCTGCTGGGGGACGGTGGCGACCGCGTCGGCGGGCCTCGAAGCCGACGCCGACGCGGTCGTCCGCGCCGACGAGTCGCGGCTCCGACAGCTCCTGGAGAACCTCTTCCGCAACGCGATCGAGCACGGCGGCGAGGACGTCACGATCCGCGTGGGACGCCTCGACGACGGCGCGGGGTTCTTCGTCGCCGACGACGGCCCGGGAATCCCCGAGGAGCGCCGGGAGAAGGTGTTCGAGTCGGGCTACTCGACCGGCGACGACGGGGCCGGTATCGGGCTGGCGATCGTCCAGACCATCGCCGAGGCGCACGGCTGGGAGGTCGCGGTCGCGACCGGCGAGGCCGGCGGCGCGCGGTTCGAGTTCAGCGGCGTGACGCTCGTCGAGGACGGCGCGTCGCGGGCGGAAGAGCCGGTCGCCAGTCGACGGGATTGATAACCGTCCCGGCGGACCGTACGGGTATGCAGACCCACATCGTCCCGGTCGGGTTCGACTACGACCGGCTCATCGCGCCCCTCATCCGGGACCAGCAGGACGTCGACCGGGTGATTCTCCTCGAGGGCGCGGTCGGCAGCGAGTCGAACGTCGAGTACTCGCGGAACCTCTCGGGCAAGCTGGAGAAGGACTTCCAGAATCTGCTGGGCGCCGACACCGAGCGGGTCGTCGTCGACGACGTCTACGACTACGACGCCGCGTTCGAGCAGGCCTACGACCTCATCAACGAGGAGCTGGACGCCGCCGCCGAGTCGGAGGTCTGGGTGAACGTCTCGGCGATGCCGCGGCCGGTCTCCTTCGCCTTCGCGACGGCCGCACACTCGATCATGGTCGAGCGCCAAGAGGACCGCGAGCGCATCCACACCTACTACACCGCGCCGGAGAAGTACCTCGAAACCGAGCTCGCAGAGGAGGTCAGGGCCACGAAGGAACTGCTCGGCGAGCTGCGCTCGGGCGCCGACGTCGACGACGAGCGGATCCGCGAGCGCCACGAGTCGGCCGCGGACATCCTAGAGGAGTTCGACGAG
This is a stretch of genomic DNA from Halobellus sp. MBLA0158. It encodes these proteins:
- a CDS encoding sensor histidine kinase, with protein sequence MGPMIAHLALFGAGSVATAASLRWTLRNRGKRATTAFAAFLCAVLMWAGAQSAEVLGGATVAYYASFGVEFARGLMAACWFYFTMTYAGYESALESVPGRALVGAGTGFLLFATGVPPVATALTFETVHLVREPFVAVALRGSTPYHYAAQVVGYTLVGVGTVALAYRLVETEYTRPWQVAVFLSAVFLVIGFDIVANGLLVPVAGVDYAVVGTAAASVVFILALYRGDLFGHVPVARDHAVRHIDEGVVVVNPDGRIIDVNRAARSLLDSSVRVGADIETALPAAIGTHDLLTDQTPGRATVTLQGDESRRHYELTVSTLDPGEADAGVVVILRDVTEREEYERELEQYRAFVEQSSDLITLIDEEGRIRYTNPQVEATLGYSQAELQDVDCLGYIHPEDRERVQSAFESVLESPGATTRVDFRFRDADGEWVWLESRGTNRLDNPAIDGVVLNQRDVTAKKERAAELRRQNERLEQFASFVSHDLRNPLNVAQGRLRLAREEADSEHLASVARAHDRMAELIDETLALARAGTTVSDASAVELASLARTCWGTVATASAGLEADADAVVRADESRLRQLLENLFRNAIEHGGEDVTIRVGRLDDGAGFFVADDGPGIPEERREKVFESGYSTGDDGAGIGLAIVQTIAEAHGWEVAVATGEAGGARFEFSGVTLVEDGASRAEEPVASRRD
- a CDS encoding HFX_2341 family transcriptional regulator codes for the protein MQTHIVPVGFDYDRLIAPLIRDQQDVDRVILLEGAVGSESNVEYSRNLSGKLEKDFQNLLGADTERVVVDDVYDYDAAFEQAYDLINEELDAAAESEVWVNVSAMPRPVSFAFATAAHSIMVERQEDRERIHTYYTAPEKYLETELAEEVRATKELLGELRSGADVDDERIRERHESAADILEEFDERGTTIGAKRIGDSHIVELPVASFRNVKPFEEVILFELGEYGEFDSVSELAETLARDMNEEYTDSFRSKVIYNVDRLGPGGKGYIEQEEHGKSYRTRLSRIGQLWVRAHAEDDVLGDE